CGCCCACCGGCATCGCCCGGATGTCGTCCTCCTCGATGTCCGCATGCCCGGCGTGGACGGCATCTCGGCCCTCCCGTACCTGGTGCAGATCGCCCCCGTCGTGATGCTGACGTACAGCAGGGAGTCGGAGATCGTCCAGGAGGCACTCCGCCGAGGGGCCGGCGGCTACCTGGTCCACGGCGAGTTCACGGCCAACCAGCTGGTCGAGGCCGTACGGGACATCAAGGAGGGCCGGGCCCACTTCACCCCCACGGCGGCGGGCGCCCTCCTGGCCCAACTCCGCCAGGACCAGGCACCGACTCCGCCCCTGCCGGAGGGGCTGGGCCGGTCATCGAGTGCGACTGCATATGGAATTTCCGAGTCCGCAAAATCGCATACTCAATCCCAACAAGCCTCATCGCCTGCACCTTTGCCGTTGCCCGGAATTCCATCTCCACCCAGTTCTTCAGAAAATCTTTCGCAAGTGCAACCATGTGTGGGACAGTCTTCGTCTGGGTGGACGAGCGGCCCTCCGGCCGCTCCCGACAGGTCGCGGTTCCAACTCAGCACGAGGGAGGCGGAGATCATGGACCACAT
The genomic region above belongs to Streptomyces coeruleorubidus and contains:
- a CDS encoding response regulator transcription factor encodes the protein MPDPTPRPDSQQPLQPPLNPFGDFPPAQRAAALRVVVADDNPVVRAGLTALLCGREDITVVAEAADGRQAYEAAHRHRPDVVLLDVRMPGVDGISALPYLVQIAPVVMLTYSRESEIVQEALRRGAGGYLVHGEFTANQLVEAVRDIKEGRAHFTPTAAGALLAQLRQDQAPTPPLPEGLGRSSSATAYGISESAKSHTQSQQASSPAPLPLPGIPSPPSSSENLSQVQPCVGQSSSGWTSGPPAAPDRSRFQLSTREAEIMDHIASGMTNQQIAATCFISEKTVKNHINRIFAKLHSTSRSEAAAKWLGTAPDSRRGLG